Proteins found in one Pieris napi chromosome 6, ilPieNapi1.2, whole genome shotgun sequence genomic segment:
- the LOC125050377 gene encoding uncharacterized protein LOC125050377: MSDVKQVKVDNWGIYFLQRLKHFFNRTDYCDLTLQFQDNAQLKVHRLVLNSCTEYFEMLERTCEMYSDCLVMPDDLQADVVVPIVNFMYTGQLEFKMDLLEKLYQTSLIMNMPVLTKLLNAHRVKPNLYGKRYSRNIEPRVSTPTATPTAQIKKRSFNKAFPNDQQASAKKKFGTSETLLCSNGAYGLETSLKPVESIQKKNSNKDPKPTRYELPAELDDDNIFDNSFTSLSYESKPLMVHPETTKYYTPKKARIFDEPSNSKKFLSGTTTMDIVECRKITPNDIFEDVGETSPDDSELFLQQNIQEKKDSSQLFDQILIKDSKISLEKKDKKEKSHLDHAKIISEVLKKYPHLVKSNKNIKLKILNNPNSQKKQEPKLLKAKTEVPDFTYETDVVDSQDAARLIAMGAENVKGPWICLICGTPGRALHFTSYYNYRRHLVEVHNEKPVSNMCEYCGLKSPKRNYLVHHLYTKHGVEPPRAFHFPKCNICSYVALTEAFLVKHKMSHSDNHKFRCAICASSFHNSTLLLKHIQKTGHKFSAEKKPSPQCIYCYKMFTRDSNLYAHLKSNHYESAKNDGIIEDSDDEKESQIHVDTNRDGTPTKYIEVNVPGSFDNQYDETSYNVQQRSDGNIEIVTKKPPLNLIPISKKKILNAGLSKTPSSGTPQKVKIIQEVVSKSDFIDSSEPKKKEDSIVVLDNNEFFFTENYQTDSFKLEEIITSETSHCEYSTTPHNNTETSKLTLSKPNPTMNQPIQIVVSNEEEYKALLSSNHSIIFDDRVSDKPLTVLATSNSDVGDSINLSNPQSNEMMIIPETFPINISASNTTDNSNIVVVYSHPVSEQNKHYQLITSSQGLNNQFIQSSAIFTQNFETVTTTSPIMAGQIVVNNTTVGNSWQNDLPIATTEMQIIASEVHDGDPVNNIPQVEIVKPGLEVPSPQSLPNLDESDISANNNCLSTDTDTIVKSTKTDKAIFQNTTLIPISKLPSLSSLSQSMVINSPQVGLNIVQSEENLVQLEKNLVQSEKNLETKEPHAITENPIPEQSNMEDMQANIDEEPKPEPIFDQPDSIINQAESVESKEEQGDCVTVPNALIHPHQDVESNIIVVSGEKTSTELPQEPSTNIDDQEIVILSVKEENPGDNSKLDISVTCEHIEDTTETQEGSNDIVECLPESNNANSHLNQQSLNTSDLQQNHNNIIMEQDKFDHKATITISKMVTVEPKTLLHYTSTSDTNDIQISEIENTLTEHTLTQKDDLIIDTDEQKQPVLISLEDECIKTEDEETIENIARDIGVVPKMMGVEIMEEKPYENTNKPIIKDLTSEWSDDDGEEGTDPSIKLTQAKVDGDKPECMLQSNESETNKNIDNIPQEKISSLLNDWEENSQEETISDSVSAIPTEVIKNTTDIISDKLTAEKVEPQEGKKHNDIRKLVSDWDDDVEEEIKKEHQ; encoded by the coding sequence ATGAGTGACGTAAAGCAAGTGAAAGTGGATAACTGGGGAATATATTTCCTTCAGAGGTTAAAGCACTTCTTTAACCGTACTGACTACTGCGATCTCACACTTCAGTTTCAAGATAATGCACAACTTAAAGTACATAGGTTGGTCCTTAATTCATGCACAGAATATTTTGAGATGTTAGAAAGAACTTGTGAAATGTATTCTGATTGCTTAGTCATGCCAGATGATCTACAGGCCGATGTAGTAGTCCCTATTGTTAACTTCATGTATACTGGACAGCTGGAATTTAAAATGGATTTACTTGAAAAACTATACCAAACATCTTTAATCATGAACATGCCTGTCTTGACTAAACTTTTAAATGCTCATAGAGTCAAACCTAATTTGTATGGTAAACGGTACAGCCGAAATATTGAACCAAGAGTATCTACGCCTACTGCAACTCCAACTGCACAGATCAAAAAGCGTAGCTTTAATAAGGCTTTTCCAAACGATCAACAAGCatcagcaaaaaaaaaatttggaacTTCAGAAACTCTATTGTGTAGTAATGGTGCCTATGGCTTGGAAACAAGTTTAAAGCCAGTGGAATCCATccagaaaaaaaattcaaataaggaTCCAAAGCCAACGCGGTATGAATTACCTGCTGAATTAGATGATGATAATATCTTTGATAACTCTTTCACAAGTCTTTCTTATGAATCTAAGCCTTTAATGGTGCACCCTGAAACAACTAAATATTACACTCCTAAAAAAGCTAGAATTTTTGATGAACCATCTAATTCAAAGAAGTTTTTATCTGGAACAACAACAATGGATATTGTTGAATGTCGAAAAATCACACCAAATGACATATTTGAAGATGTAGGAGAAACAAGTCCTGATGATTCAGAACTTTTCTTACAACAAAATATCCAAGAAAAAAAAGATTCTAGTCAACTTTTtgatcaaattttaattaaagattcaaaaatctctttagaaaaaaaagataaaaaggaaaaaagcCACTTGGATCATGCAAAAATTATAAGTGAGGTACTTAAGAAATATCCTCATTTGGTAAAAAGCaataagaatataaaacttaaaatactgAACAACCCCAATAGTCAGAAGAAACAAGAACCAAAATTGTTAAAGGCTAAAACTGAAGTACCAGATTTTACTTATGAAACAGACGTAGTTGACTCTCAAGATGCAGCACGACTTATAGCAATGGGTGCAGAAAATGTGAAGGGTCCTTGGATTTGTCTGATATGTGGCACTCCTGGCAGAGCATTACATTTTACAAGTTATTATAACTATCGTCGCCATCTAGTAGAAGTTCATAATGAAAAACCAGTGTCAAATATGTGTGAATATTGTGGTTTGAAATCACCAAAGAGAAACTACTTGGTCCACCATTTATACACGAAGCATGGAGTTGAACCACCACGAGCTTTTCACTTCCCTAAATGTAATATATGCAGCTATGTTGCCTTAACAGAAGCTTTCTTAGTGAAGCATAAAATGTCTCATTCTGACAACCACAAATTTCGATGTGCGATTTGTGCTTCTTCATTTCATAACtcaactttattattaaaacatattcagAAAACTGGTCACAAGTTTTCAGCTGAGAAAAAGCCAAGCCCACAGTGTATCTATTGCTATAAAATGTTTACACGAGATTCAAATTTATATGCCCACTTAAAATCAAATCATTATGAGTCTGCCAAAAATGATGGCATTATTGAAGATTCTGACGATGAAAAGGAATCCCAGATTCATGTAGATACTAATAGGGATGGGACACCAACAAAATACATAGAAGTTAATGTTCCTGGATCATTTGACAATCAATATGATGAAACTTCCTATAATGTGCAGCAACGATCAGATGGAAATATTGAGATAGTTACTAAAAAGCCACCACTTAATTTAATTCCAATttctaaaaagaaaatattaaatgctgGCTTGAGTAAAACACCCTCTTCTGGTACTCCtcaaaaagtcaaaataattcaagaagTTGTGTCTAAATCAGACTTTATAGATTCATCtgaaccaaaaaaaaaagaagatagTATTGTAGTACTAGACAATAATGAATTCTTTTTCACAGAAAACTATCAAACTGATAGTTTTAAGTTAGAAGAAATAATAACTTCTGAGACTTCACATTGTGAATATTCTACAACACCtcataataatactgaaacaTCCAAACTCACTCTATCAAAACCTAATCCAACTATGAATCAGCCCATACAAATTGTGGTATCTAATGAAGAGGAATATAAAGCTTTACTTTCCTCAAATCACTCTATAATATTTGATGACAGAGTTTCTGATAAACCTTTGACAGTTTTGGCAACATCAAATTCAGACGTTGGAGATAGTATCAATTTAAGTAATCCGCAATCAAATGAAATGATGATTATTCCTGAAACATTTCCCATAAATATTTCAGCATCTAATACTACAGACAACTCCAATATAGTTGTTGTGTACAGCCACCCAGTTAgtgaacaaaacaaacattatcaGTTAATAACATCTTCTCAAGGTCTCAACAATCAATTCATCCAATCATCAGCAATTTTTACTCAAAATTTTGAAACTGTGACAACTACATCTCCAATAATGGCTGGTCAAATAGTGGTAAATAACACTACTGTAGGTAATTCTTGGCAAAATGATTTGCCGATTGCTACTACAGAAATGCAAATTATAGCTTCAGAAGTGCATGATGGTGATCCTGTTAATAATATCCCTCAAGTTGAGATAGTGAAACCAGGTCTGGAGGTTCCTTCACCTCAATCGTTGCCAAACTTAGATGAATCTGATATTTCAGCAAACAACAACTGTTTAAGTACTGACACTGACACTATAGTAAAATCTACCAAAACAGACAAAGctatttttcaaaatacaaCATTAATTCCTATTAGTAAATTGCCTTCCTTAAGCTCTCTCAGTCAATCTATGGTTATAAATTCACCCCAAGTAGgattaaatattgtacaatCAGAAGAAAATCTTGtacaattagaaaaaaatcttgtacaatcagaaaaaaatctTGAAACTAAAGAACCCCATGCAATTACGGAAAATCCAATCCCTGAACAATCTAATATGGAAGACATGCAGGCTAATATAGATGAAGAACCAAAACCAGAACCTATTTTTGATCAACCTGACTCCATTATAAACCAAGCTGAATCAGTTGAATCTAAGGAGGAACAAGGTGACTGTGTAACAGTACCTAATGCATTGATACATCCGCATCAAGATGTTGAATCAAACATAATAGTTGTTTCAGGAGAAAAAACTTCAACAGAATTGCCACAGGAACCTTCTACTAACATTGATGATCAAGAAATTGTCATATTGAGTGTGAAGGAAGAAAATCCTGGTGATAATTCAAAACTAGACATATCTGTAACTTGTGAACATATAGAAGACACTACTGAGACACAAGAAGGTTCTAATGACATAGTTGAATGTCTACCAGAATCCAACAATGCAAATTCACATTTAAATCAACAATCCTTAAATACATCTGATCTTCAacaaaatcataataatatcataatgGAACAAGATAAATTTGATCACAAAGCTACTATAACTATTTCTAAAATGGTAACTGTTGAACCAAAAACCCTTTTACATTACACATCTACTTCAGATACAAATGATATACAGATTTCTGAAATAGAAAATACATTAACTGAACATACTTTAACACAAAAAGATGATTTAATAATAGATACTGATGAACAGAAACAACCAGTACTAATAAGTTTGGAGGATGAATGTATTAAAACTGAAGATGAGGAAACAATTGAAAACATAGCAAGAGATATAGGGGTAGTTCCTAAAATGATGGGTGTAGAAATTATGGAAGAAAAACCTTATGAAAATACTAACAAGCCAATTATAAAAGATCTTACATCAGAATGGTCAGATGATGATGGAGAAGAAGGAACGGATCCTTCTATTAAGTTGACTCAAGCAAAAGTAGATGGAGATAAACCTGAATGTATGTTGCAAAGTAATGAATCAGaaactaacaaaaacataGATAACATACCTCAAGAAAAAATTTCCTCACTACTTAATGATTGGGAAGAAAACTCGCAAGAAGAAACAATTTCTGATTCTGTGTCTGCGATTCCAAcagaagtaataaaaaatacaactgATATCATTAGTGACAAGTTGACCGCAGAGAAAGTTGAGCCACAAGAGGGTAAAAAACACAATGATATAAGAAAGTTGGTAAGTGATTGGGATGATGATGTAGAAgaggaaattaaaaaagaacacCAATAA